The following are encoded together in the Gordonia insulae genome:
- a CDS encoding helix-turn-helix transcriptional regulator, producing MSETSLVMDALRRIRRSSGVSLAFAGMVSSAATPKRQSLRLEHFVGNTAGALAGVAVDAGHGLGGKVISVQRPVAVDDYLRTPSITHRYNTIIATEGLRAMAAVPVIVDRRPVAVLYGALHTDAPIGARTFDVLSGEARALEQQIVASRVMGQGDAVTEADELRDRLTEAYGKLRVLGRSVDDDVLAAELHRISETLVDSGSVPGPSVSLTRREEDVLALAALGHSNARIAEDLGIGVQTAKGYMRDAMGKLGASTRIEAVVLARRAGLLPG from the coding sequence ATGAGCGAGACATCCTTGGTGATGGATGCATTGCGGCGGATACGCCGATCGAGCGGCGTCTCGTTGGCCTTCGCCGGCATGGTCTCCTCCGCGGCGACGCCGAAGCGGCAGAGCCTGCGGCTCGAACACTTCGTCGGGAACACGGCGGGCGCGCTGGCCGGGGTCGCGGTGGATGCCGGTCACGGCCTCGGCGGCAAGGTCATCAGCGTGCAGCGCCCGGTCGCCGTCGACGACTATCTGCGTACGCCGAGCATCACCCATCGGTACAACACGATCATCGCCACCGAGGGGCTTCGTGCGATGGCGGCGGTTCCGGTGATCGTCGACCGTCGACCGGTCGCGGTGCTCTACGGGGCACTGCACACCGACGCCCCGATCGGTGCCCGCACCTTCGACGTCCTCTCCGGCGAGGCGCGCGCGCTGGAACAACAGATCGTCGCATCCCGGGTGATGGGACAGGGTGACGCGGTCACCGAGGCGGACGAGTTGCGTGACCGGCTGACCGAGGCCTACGGCAAGCTGCGCGTACTCGGCCGGTCCGTCGACGATGACGTGCTCGCCGCGGAGCTCCATCGCATCTCCGAGACCCTCGTCGACAGCGGGTCGGTTCCGGGCCCGAGTGTCTCGCTGACCCGGCGCGAAGAGGACGTCCTCGCGCTGGCCGCACTCGGGCACAGCAATGCCCGCATCGCCGAGGACCTCGGCATCGGCGTCCAGACGGCGAAGGGCTACATGAGGGACGCGATGGGCAAGCTCGGTGCGTCGACCCGCATCGAGGCTGTTGTCCTCGCGCGGCGCGCGGGGCTGCTACCCGGCTGA
- the hpnE gene encoding hydroxysqualene dehydroxylase HpnE: MTATQQFTSQDDPDAGDPVIVAGGGLAGLATAVWLARDGVPVTVVEKRGRLGGRTMSFEVPGVDELVDNGPHLFAGFYDALLAYVDTIGSREKLLWDVPPFAIRTGPDRLLDFDGGPSWLPLRIRRSLGALWMARLPIPLRDRPAAAIAMLRVARAAVFPDITLDDLTVDAWFTRIRVPRSLRRIHLDQLVIGLLNEKPDRVSAYTFVQTLHVGLRRAVAGNPRSMDAVWPRVPLDDLFVSPAVEYLLDRDHTVVIGNAVTDVEIVDGRATGVHLADGTFRPASAVVLALPPWSLTTLLDRGVLGSYDHFSPTRKIEAAPISSVYVWLDRPLGNVRLAENLRDCTIEWVFDTGRMQGRDDHCYALAVSAAWDVVHARRDEFIDAALDSLRRHYPAFADADVLRTHVIHQPQATFSAQPGFEELRLPTRTPVDGLFLAGDWTDTGLPSTMEAAAGSAQQAVTNVLAYVRD; encoded by the coding sequence ATGACAGCTACGCAGCAGTTCACCAGCCAGGACGATCCGGATGCCGGTGATCCGGTCATCGTCGCCGGTGGAGGGCTCGCCGGACTCGCCACCGCCGTCTGGCTCGCGCGTGACGGCGTACCCGTCACCGTCGTCGAGAAGCGCGGGCGCCTGGGCGGGCGCACGATGTCCTTCGAGGTGCCCGGCGTCGACGAACTCGTGGACAACGGGCCACATCTGTTCGCCGGCTTCTATGACGCACTCCTGGCCTATGTCGACACCATCGGCAGCCGCGAGAAACTGCTGTGGGACGTGCCGCCGTTCGCCATCCGCACCGGCCCGGATCGTCTGCTGGATTTCGACGGCGGGCCGTCGTGGTTGCCGTTACGCATCCGCCGCTCGCTCGGCGCCCTGTGGATGGCCCGGTTGCCGATCCCGCTGCGGGACCGCCCGGCCGCGGCGATCGCCATGCTGCGGGTCGCTCGGGCGGCCGTCTTCCCGGACATCACCCTCGACGACCTCACCGTCGATGCCTGGTTCACCCGGATCCGCGTGCCGCGATCACTGCGCCGGATCCACCTCGATCAACTGGTGATCGGCCTGCTCAACGAGAAGCCCGACCGGGTGTCGGCGTACACCTTCGTCCAGACACTGCACGTCGGCCTGCGGCGTGCCGTGGCCGGCAACCCGCGCAGCATGGATGCGGTCTGGCCTCGGGTGCCGCTCGACGACCTGTTCGTCTCACCGGCCGTTGAGTACCTGTTGGACCGCGACCACACCGTCGTGATCGGTAATGCGGTGACCGATGTGGAGATCGTCGACGGGCGGGCGACCGGGGTGCACCTCGCCGACGGCACGTTCCGGCCGGCGTCGGCGGTGGTGCTGGCCCTGCCCCCGTGGTCGCTCACCACGCTGCTCGACCGCGGGGTGTTGGGCTCGTACGACCATTTCTCTCCGACCCGCAAGATCGAGGCGGCCCCCATCTCGTCGGTCTACGTATGGCTGGACCGCCCCCTGGGCAACGTCCGCCTGGCCGAGAACCTGCGTGACTGCACCATCGAATGGGTCTTCGACACCGGTCGGATGCAGGGTCGTGACGATCACTGCTACGCCCTGGCGGTGAGTGCGGCCTGGGACGTGGTGCACGCCCGTCGCGACGAGTTCATCGACGCGGCACTGGACTCGTTGCGCAGGCACTATCCCGCGTTCGCCGATGCCGACGTACTGCGCACCCATGTCATCCACCAGCCACAAGCCACATTCTCCGCCCAACCGGGCTTCGAGGAACTACGGTTGCCAACACGGACCCCGGTCGACGGCCTGTTCCTGGCCGGCGACTGGACCGACACCGGGCTTCCGTCGACGATGGAGGCCGCGGCCGGCAGCGCGCAGCAGGCGGTCACGAACGTACTTGCCTACGTACGTGATTGA
- a CDS encoding DinB family protein codes for MAGTYTPVALPFTVSGEKEDLLTLLADQRAMFRVTLKGITEEQARQRTTVSELTLGGLVKHLAQGEKATLEELVERDENAEFDISGVADAYNLRDDETLADWITEYDQTAAALDEYVANVDSLDELIPQMTAPWQPEREWWTIRKMMLHKLRETAHHAGHADIIREALDGQTTMAALYDGPEIDWS; via the coding sequence ATGGCCGGCACCTACACTCCCGTCGCACTACCGTTCACCGTCAGCGGCGAGAAGGAGGATCTGCTGACGCTTCTCGCCGATCAGCGGGCGATGTTCCGGGTCACCCTCAAGGGCATCACCGAGGAGCAGGCCCGGCAACGCACCACGGTCAGCGAGCTGACCCTGGGCGGTCTGGTGAAGCACCTCGCCCAGGGCGAGAAGGCCACGCTCGAGGAACTGGTCGAGCGGGACGAGAACGCCGAGTTCGACATCAGCGGTGTCGCGGACGCCTACAACCTCCGCGACGACGAGACGCTCGCCGACTGGATCACCGAATATGACCAGACCGCGGCCGCCCTCGACGAGTACGTCGCGAACGTCGACAGTCTCGATGAGCTCATCCCGCAGATGACCGCGCCGTGGCAGCCGGAGCGGGAGTGGTGGACGATCCGGAAGATGATGCTGCACAAGCTTCGTGAGACCGCCCACCATGCCGGCCACGCCGACATCATCCGCGAGGCGCTCGACGGCCAGACGACGATGGCCGCGCTCTACGACGGCCCGGAGATCGACTGGAGCTGA
- a CDS encoding TetR/AcrR family transcriptional regulator, with amino-acid sequence MTADAQVRADVERNRAAIIEGAITLLGQSPSSSMQQIAEAVGVNRATLYRHFTNREQLLTALHHAVLADTAALSEQLPTEGPVVPALRGYLDDAITIGERYRFILMYRRTDPGMFEMEAAATLPVVRTIRRGQSQGEIDVRLDPVFAAGQMAMLVVGAVGLVERDAMTLDAARSQAQIAFGNAVVPARR; translated from the coding sequence GTGACTGCGGACGCGCAAGTACGTGCAGACGTCGAACGCAACCGCGCGGCAATCATCGAGGGTGCGATCACCCTGCTCGGCCAGTCGCCCAGTTCCTCGATGCAGCAGATAGCCGAGGCGGTCGGGGTGAACCGCGCGACGCTGTATCGCCACTTCACCAACCGGGAACAGCTGCTGACGGCCCTGCACCATGCTGTCCTGGCCGACACCGCCGCGCTGTCGGAGCAGTTGCCGACCGAAGGTCCGGTGGTGCCCGCGTTGCGCGGCTACCTCGACGATGCGATCACCATCGGTGAGCGTTACCGGTTCATCCTGATGTATCGGCGCACGGACCCCGGGATGTTCGAGATGGAGGCGGCCGCGACCCTGCCGGTCGTCCGGACCATCCGGCGCGGTCAGAGCCAGGGTGAGATCGACGTGCGGTTGGACCCCGTGTTCGCCGCCGGCCAGATGGCGATGCTGGTCGTCGGTGCGGTCGGCCTGGTCGAGCGTGACGCGATGACCCTCGACGCCGCGCGGTCGCAGGCGCAGATCGCCTTCGGCAACGCGGTGGTGCCCGCGCGTCGATGA
- a CDS encoding Rho termination factor N-terminal domain-containing protein yields MTKKRKLIGRLETEVERLKQELARVDKEAKKRLKKAEQDASALRTELLKLIGQGKGGGSDDEKSAPAPAVAPKPSTPPKPLKPAADADPAAAKVPGLPDATATPDPAPKPTPKPAATVKPPAAKAPAKKAPASKGPTVAQLRAEAKGKGIKGYSTMTKAQLIDALG; encoded by the coding sequence ATGACCAAGAAGCGCAAGTTGATCGGTCGCCTCGAGACCGAGGTCGAGCGGTTGAAGCAGGAACTTGCCCGCGTCGACAAGGAAGCGAAGAAGCGGCTCAAGAAGGCCGAGCAGGACGCGTCAGCGTTGCGGACCGAGCTCCTCAAGCTGATCGGTCAGGGCAAGGGTGGCGGGTCGGATGACGAGAAGAGCGCGCCGGCGCCAGCGGTCGCCCCGAAACCTTCCACACCGCCGAAACCTCTGAAGCCGGCCGCTGACGCCGACCCGGCGGCCGCCAAGGTGCCCGGCCTTCCGGACGCGACAGCCACACCCGACCCCGCGCCCAAGCCCACGCCGAAACCGGCAGCCACAGTGAAGCCCCCGGCCGCGAAGGCGCCTGCCAAGAAGGCTCCGGCGTCCAAGGGTCCGACCGTGGCGCAATTGCGAGCCGAGGCAAAAGGCAAGGGCATCAAAGGCTATTCGACGATGACGAAGGCACAGTTGATCGACGCACTGGGCTGA
- a CDS encoding sigma-54-dependent Fis family transcriptional regulator, translating to MTTLIDQNDKLLRTAAARADFLEYGPAGAVGVTDVVAASWERSKSAGVDADLYSVPFHEDIDFDSRLVRCARPVIERLTDDMADVPLTIALTDAHARIVDRRDCSTAVGRVLDRVDFQRGFSFEESSVGTNGVGTVFEVGAAVSVVGSEHFNQKLVQFACTGAPILDPMTGRVAGVLDVSMLADSWSSLIHALVRSAAADISRNLFLDRSQAKRALFENYLRADSRPRQAVMASGDTVIVNEHARQLLSPDEQSMIAQHAEFLLTMDDRVAHIVTLDSGRRIRLRGKQIICRDEVVGIVALLDEQVNNAGTPSARPAPQAFEPSVPHRRYGVGPMRSTGWLAARGDTLAALAGGTGLLMIGEPGTGKVTMVTECFAELHGDTPVFVLDGASLNTTDIAFIGKSTDGLLIIRHAEMMTSDDEEVALEAIELAKSSGHAVAATLRGAHAGEHTVGRVIALLGQSVTVPPMRLRTVDVPALVARTLHDLAPQRQVRLSPRALRVVTAFSWPRNITQLREALHWSLQRRPVGEIQAEDLPGFCRTSGTRTLTPLETTERDAIVRALEEACGNRMHAAAALGMSRSSLYRKLRAYSITGL from the coding sequence GTGACGACGCTGATCGACCAGAACGACAAACTGCTGCGCACCGCCGCCGCGCGTGCCGATTTCCTGGAGTACGGTCCGGCGGGCGCGGTCGGGGTGACAGACGTCGTCGCCGCATCATGGGAACGCAGCAAGTCGGCCGGTGTCGACGCGGACCTGTATTCCGTCCCCTTCCACGAGGACATCGACTTCGATTCCCGTCTGGTGCGCTGCGCTCGGCCCGTCATCGAACGACTCACCGACGACATGGCCGACGTACCCCTGACCATCGCCCTCACCGATGCGCACGCCCGTATCGTCGATCGCCGCGACTGCTCGACGGCGGTCGGTCGCGTGCTCGATCGCGTCGACTTCCAGCGCGGGTTCTCCTTTGAGGAGAGCAGCGTCGGGACCAACGGTGTCGGCACCGTCTTCGAGGTCGGGGCCGCGGTGAGCGTGGTGGGTTCCGAGCATTTCAACCAGAAACTGGTGCAATTCGCCTGCACCGGCGCACCGATCCTCGATCCGATGACCGGGCGGGTGGCCGGCGTGCTCGACGTGAGCATGCTCGCCGACAGTTGGAGCTCCTTGATCCACGCACTCGTACGGTCTGCTGCCGCCGACATCAGTCGCAACCTCTTCCTCGACCGCAGCCAGGCGAAACGGGCACTGTTCGAAAATTACCTCCGGGCCGATTCGCGACCGCGCCAGGCGGTGATGGCCTCGGGGGACACGGTGATCGTGAACGAGCATGCCCGACAACTGCTCTCACCGGATGAGCAGAGCATGATCGCACAGCACGCCGAGTTCCTGCTCACCATGGACGATCGGGTTGCGCACATCGTCACCCTCGATTCTGGGCGCCGAATCCGCCTGCGCGGCAAACAGATCATCTGCCGCGACGAAGTGGTGGGGATCGTCGCACTCCTCGATGAGCAGGTGAACAACGCGGGGACGCCATCGGCTCGTCCGGCCCCCCAGGCATTCGAGCCGAGCGTCCCACATCGCCGGTACGGTGTCGGTCCGATGCGCAGCACCGGCTGGTTGGCCGCGCGGGGCGACACCCTTGCTGCTCTCGCCGGCGGGACCGGGCTCCTGATGATCGGCGAGCCAGGCACCGGCAAGGTGACCATGGTGACGGAATGCTTTGCCGAATTGCACGGTGACACGCCCGTCTTCGTCCTCGACGGCGCGTCCCTGAACACCACCGATATCGCCTTCATCGGGAAATCGACCGATGGTCTCCTCATCATCCGGCACGCCGAGATGATGACCTCCGACGACGAAGAGGTCGCCCTCGAAGCGATCGAGCTAGCAAAAAGTTCCGGACACGCGGTGGCAGCGACATTGCGGGGCGCCCATGCTGGAGAACACACCGTCGGCCGGGTCATCGCGCTGCTGGGACAGTCGGTCACGGTTCCCCCAATGCGATTACGCACCGTGGATGTCCCCGCGCTCGTCGCACGAACACTGCATGATCTCGCCCCGCAGCGGCAGGTTCGACTCAGTCCCAGGGCCCTTCGGGTGGTGACCGCATTCTCCTGGCCGCGCAACATCACTCAACTACGGGAAGCGTTGCACTGGTCGTTGCAGCGTCGGCCGGTGGGCGAGATCCAGGCCGAAGACCTCCCTGGTTTCTGCCGGACATCGGGCACGCGAACTCTGACGCCGCTGGAAACCACCGAACGCGACGCCATCGTCAGGGCTCTCGAGGAGGCCTGCGGCAATCGGATGCATGCCGCAGCCGCACTGGGTATGTCGCGAAGCTCGCTCTACCGCAAACTCCGCGCATACTCGATCACCGGGCTGTGA
- a CDS encoding molybdopterin-containing oxidoreductase family protein has product MREDKVTYCRICEPLCGMIATVEDDRLIALRPDKDHPLSKGFACPKGVAFTEIVNDPDRVLYPLRRSRDGEFEQVSWDTAMTEIGTKLRDVQRRHGNSGIGWYLGNPATFSTGHTLWSGAFMSLLGTPHSYSAGSQDVNNRFVASHFLYGNPTAVPIPDINRVELLVIVGANPVVSHGSVMSSPRIREGLNAITDRGGRVVVVDPRRTETAREFEWLPIVPDTDALLLLALLHVMFDEGLADAERLARQASGMDTLRGVVAEFSPEVVARRTDVAPEVIRELARALAGTERAAVYGRVGTSLGRTGTLTTALLDIVNLVAGNLDVVGGSMFGDLGVPGQRLGMTALQHVSTFTWAGRRSRVGNLPQVLGTAPASVMAKEMLTPGPGQLRALFVSAGNPVLSVPNGDELSAALDGLDLLVSLDIYRNETNAHAHYILPATTMYERGDFLLPFQMLFTTPFKQATDPVITPRGEAREEWTVINELVGVLARRAPMLAALHAINTVSSVLGRVPSPRMLSDLVVRIGQGGNHFGFSRGGLTYRKLVEEKPHGVVVADHLTPGALRKVVTHRGRKVRVDDPDLLAEIDRLPTDDDPPLPLRLIGMREIRSENSWQHNAPMLLRGGRRHTARMHSDDARARGIGEGDLVEVRSMHGRIRLAVSVIDDIKPGVVAIPHGWGHNGSGGWTRANAAAANDLGTGGANVNALISSNPDDLERLAGMANMTGVPIEVSPLESAAPDIPVRDASTSANASMS; this is encoded by the coding sequence ATGCGCGAGGACAAGGTCACCTACTGCCGGATCTGTGAGCCACTGTGCGGGATGATCGCGACTGTCGAGGACGATCGCCTGATCGCCCTGCGGCCGGACAAGGATCACCCGCTGTCGAAGGGGTTCGCCTGTCCGAAGGGCGTCGCGTTCACCGAGATCGTCAACGATCCGGATCGTGTGCTGTACCCGCTGCGCAGAAGCCGCGACGGAGAGTTCGAGCAGGTGTCGTGGGATACCGCGATGACGGAGATCGGCACGAAGCTGCGGGATGTCCAACGCCGCCATGGGAACTCGGGTATCGGGTGGTATCTCGGCAACCCGGCGACCTTCTCGACCGGCCACACCCTCTGGTCCGGTGCATTCATGAGCCTGCTCGGTACCCCGCACTCGTATTCGGCCGGGTCGCAGGACGTGAACAACAGATTCGTCGCCAGTCACTTCCTGTACGGCAATCCCACCGCGGTGCCCATCCCCGACATCAACCGCGTCGAGCTCCTGGTCATCGTCGGCGCCAATCCGGTTGTCTCCCATGGCAGTGTGATGAGCTCGCCGCGCATCCGCGAGGGGTTGAACGCGATCACCGATCGGGGTGGTCGCGTCGTCGTGGTGGACCCGCGACGCACCGAGACCGCGCGCGAGTTCGAATGGCTGCCCATCGTCCCGGACACCGATGCCCTGCTCCTGCTGGCGTTGCTGCATGTGATGTTCGATGAGGGTCTGGCCGATGCGGAACGCCTGGCGCGGCAGGCATCGGGCATGGACACCCTGCGGGGAGTCGTCGCGGAGTTCTCGCCCGAGGTGGTCGCGCGTCGCACCGATGTGGCGCCCGAGGTCATCCGGGAACTGGCGCGCGCGCTGGCCGGCACCGAGCGGGCGGCGGTCTACGGCCGGGTCGGCACGTCGCTGGGGCGGACCGGAACCCTCACCACCGCGCTCCTCGACATCGTCAATCTCGTGGCGGGCAACCTCGACGTCGTCGGCGGATCGATGTTCGGCGACCTCGGCGTCCCCGGGCAGAGGCTGGGAATGACCGCACTGCAGCATGTCTCGACGTTCACCTGGGCCGGCCGGCGGAGTCGGGTGGGCAATCTTCCGCAGGTGCTGGGTACGGCACCGGCGTCGGTGATGGCCAAGGAGATGCTCACGCCCGGGCCAGGGCAATTGCGCGCGTTGTTCGTGAGTGCGGGCAACCCCGTGTTGTCGGTACCCAACGGTGACGAACTGAGTGCTGCGCTCGACGGCCTCGATCTGCTGGTGTCACTCGACATCTATCGCAACGAGACCAATGCGCACGCCCACTACATCCTCCCCGCGACCACGATGTACGAACGTGGCGACTTCCTCCTCCCGTTCCAGATGCTGTTCACCACACCGTTCAAGCAGGCCACCGATCCGGTCATCACGCCTCGTGGCGAGGCGCGTGAGGAGTGGACGGTCATCAACGAACTGGTCGGTGTGCTCGCACGTCGTGCGCCGATGCTCGCCGCGCTGCATGCGATCAACACCGTGTCGTCGGTGCTCGGCCGGGTGCCGAGCCCGCGGATGTTGTCCGACCTCGTGGTGCGGATCGGCCAGGGTGGCAACCACTTCGGCTTCAGTCGAGGTGGCCTCACCTACCGGAAACTGGTCGAGGAGAAGCCACACGGAGTCGTCGTCGCCGACCACCTGACCCCGGGAGCGCTGCGGAAGGTGGTGACGCACCGGGGCCGGAAGGTCCGCGTCGACGACCCTGATCTGCTGGCCGAGATCGATCGGCTGCCCACCGACGATGATCCCCCGCTTCCCCTACGCCTCATCGGCATGCGGGAGATCCGCTCGGAGAACAGCTGGCAGCACAACGCGCCGATGTTGCTCCGCGGCGGTCGTCGGCACACGGCGCGGATGCATTCCGACGATGCCCGGGCGCGCGGGATCGGCGAAGGGGATCTGGTGGAGGTGCGCTCGATGCACGGCCGGATTCGGTTGGCGGTCAGTGTCATCGACGACATCAAGCCCGGCGTCGTGGCGATCCCGCACGGTTGGGGGCACAACGGCTCCGGCGGCTGGACGCGCGCGAACGCCGCCGCGGCCAACGATCTGGGCACCGGCGGCGCCAACGTGAACGCGCTGATCTCGTCGAATCCTGACGATCTGGAGCGACTGGCGGGTATGGCGAACATGACCGGGGTGCCCATCGAGGTGTCGCCGCTCGAGTCCGCCGCGCCGGACATTCCGGTGCGCGATGCGTCGACGAGTGCGAACGCCTCGATGAGCTGA
- a CDS encoding AMP-binding protein: protein MTQTAPVPADHASVADTLDAWLTTFGDTDANAAELLVDRHDPSAVAFTTIDIDGDRLTTVDLTYGALADASKRFATALADLGVGRGDTVGVLMGKRSELVVSLLAIARLGAVYIPLFTAFAPPAIEMRLTAGAARVVITEPSQADKLDGIGGITTIVAGDQFDALVTGNDPVAESVSVGGDGSLILLFTSGTTGAPKGVPVPVRGLASFCCYMHYGLDVSADDVFWNAADPGWAYGLYYGILGPLALGRRNLLLHAGFSAELTARIIRELGVTNFAAAPTVYRTLSKDPSFTGFSLRRASSAGEPLTPDVIDWALSALQTEVRDHYGQTEHGMFINNHWHPDVAEPLVPGSMGKPMPGFAAGIVDGQIAIDVEQSPLMWFTGYLDAPDKTAARFTDDKKWYLTGDTGRVDEDGRYFFSARDDDVIIMAGYRIGPFDVESVLITHASVVDVAVVGRPDELRGEVLEAFVVLADGVVGSDELERELQQLVKTGFAAHAYPRTVHFVDSLPKTPSGKIQRFILRKQE, encoded by the coding sequence ATGACGCAGACCGCCCCCGTCCCCGCCGACCACGCCTCCGTCGCGGACACGCTCGACGCCTGGCTCACCACCTTCGGCGACACCGATGCGAACGCCGCCGAGCTTCTCGTCGACCGTCACGACCCGTCGGCGGTCGCCTTCACCACCATCGATATCGACGGTGATCGCCTGACGACCGTCGATCTCACCTACGGTGCCCTGGCAGACGCCTCCAAGCGATTCGCCACGGCTCTCGCCGACCTCGGTGTCGGGCGGGGCGACACCGTCGGAGTCCTGATGGGCAAGCGTTCCGAGCTCGTGGTCTCGCTGCTCGCCATCGCGCGCCTCGGTGCGGTGTACATCCCGTTGTTCACCGCGTTCGCGCCTCCGGCGATCGAGATGCGACTGACCGCTGGCGCCGCGCGTGTGGTGATCACCGAACCCAGCCAGGCCGACAAGCTCGACGGCATCGGGGGGATCACCACCATCGTCGCGGGCGATCAGTTCGATGCGCTCGTCACCGGCAACGATCCGGTCGCCGAATCCGTCTCGGTGGGCGGCGACGGCTCGCTCATCCTGTTGTTCACCAGTGGCACGACCGGTGCACCGAAAGGCGTCCCTGTCCCGGTTCGTGGCCTCGCGTCGTTCTGTTGCTACATGCACTACGGGCTCGACGTCTCCGCCGACGACGTCTTCTGGAATGCCGCCGACCCCGGCTGGGCCTACGGCCTCTACTACGGCATCCTCGGTCCGCTGGCGCTCGGGCGTCGAAACCTGTTGCTGCACGCCGGCTTCTCCGCCGAGCTGACCGCCCGCATCATCCGGGAACTCGGCGTCACCAACTTCGCCGCGGCTCCGACGGTCTACCGGACACTCTCCAAGGACCCGTCGTTCACCGGCTTCTCGCTGCGGCGGGCGTCGTCGGCGGGCGAGCCGCTGACCCCCGACGTCATCGATTGGGCACTGTCCGCGCTGCAGACCGAGGTCCGGGATCACTACGGTCAGACCGAGCACGGCATGTTCATCAACAACCACTGGCATCCCGACGTCGCCGAGCCGCTCGTCCCGGGATCGATGGGCAAGCCGATGCCCGGATTCGCCGCCGGCATCGTCGACGGTCAGATCGCCATCGACGTCGAGCAGAGTCCGCTGATGTGGTTCACCGGTTACCTCGACGCCCCGGACAAGACCGCTGCCCGGTTCACCGATGACAAGAAGTGGTACCTGACCGGTGACACCGGTCGCGTCGACGAGGACGGCCGCTACTTCTTCTCGGCCCGCGACGACGACGTGATCATCATGGCCGGCTACCGCATCGGGCCGTTCGACGTGGAGAGCGTCCTGATCACCCACGCATCCGTGGTCGATGTCGCGGTCGTCGGACGCCCCGACGAACTGCGGGGTGAGGTACTCGAGGCGTTCGTGGTGCTCGCCGACGGCGTGGTCGGCAGCGACGAACTCGAACGCGAGCTCCAGCAACTGGTGAAGACGGGTTTCGCCGCCCACGCCTATCCACGCACCGTGCATTTCGTCGACTCGTTGCCCAAGACCCCGAGCGGCAAGATCCAGCGATTCATCCTCCGCAAGCAAGAGTGA
- a CDS encoding SAP domain-containing protein: protein MPGQKEPGPSVKDDELYEKLRDEGNSKEKSARIANAANNESRSFVGEKGGKSGSYEDWTVDELKDRAKELDLSGYSDLNKDELIEKLRNH from the coding sequence ATGCCAGGTCAGAAGGAGCCCGGCCCATCCGTCAAGGACGACGAGCTGTACGAGAAGCTCCGCGACGAGGGCAACTCCAAGGAGAAGTCGGCCCGTATCGCGAATGCGGCGAACAACGAGTCCCGATCCTTTGTCGGAGAGAAGGGCGGCAAGTCCGGGTCGTATGAGGACTGGACGGTCGACGAACTGAAGGATCGCGCAAAGGAACTCGATCTCTCGGGTTACTCGGACCTGAACAAGGACGAGCTCATCGAGAAGCTCCGCAACCACTGA